A region of Geobacillus sp. 46C-IIa DNA encodes the following proteins:
- the fumC gene encoding class II fumarate hydratase, with protein MNERIERDSLGEVRVPADKYWGAQTERSRQNFRIGKETMPLELIYAYAELKKAAAIVNERAGKLSEAKRRAIVTACDEILAGRWDAHFPLVVWQTGSGTQTNMNVNEVVARRANELLRDGEGRIHPNDDVNMSQSSNDTFPTVMHIAIYTKIKTHLLPALDGLIGTFATKERQYGKTIKIGRTHLQDATPLTFGQEISGWRTMLEKSKMMIIEATDKLLDLAIGGTAVGTGLNAPPAFGEQVAKQLHAQTGYPFRSATNKFHALTSHDEIVYVHGALKALAADLMKIANDIRWLASGPRSGLGEIAIPANEPGSSIMPGKVNPTQSEAMTMVAVQVFGNDATIGFAASQGNFQLNVFKPVIAYNAVQSVQLLGDAIRSFDERCAQGLEASETKMKEYVDRSLMLVTALSPHIGYDKAAEIAKLAHREGLTLKEAALKTGYVTAEQYEEWVRLEKMI; from the coding sequence ATGAACGAACGAATCGAACGCGACTCGCTCGGCGAAGTGCGAGTGCCGGCCGATAAATACTGGGGAGCGCAGACGGAGCGAAGCCGGCAAAACTTCCGGATCGGCAAGGAAACGATGCCGCTGGAACTCATTTATGCCTATGCCGAGCTGAAAAAAGCCGCGGCCATTGTCAATGAGCGAGCCGGGAAGCTGAGTGAAGCGAAAAGACGGGCGATTGTGACCGCGTGCGATGAAATTTTGGCCGGCCGATGGGATGCGCATTTTCCGCTTGTCGTTTGGCAGACGGGAAGCGGGACACAGACGAATATGAACGTCAATGAAGTGGTGGCGAGAAGGGCAAACGAGTTGCTTCGTGACGGCGAGGGACGCATCCACCCGAACGATGACGTCAACATGTCGCAAAGCTCAAATGACACGTTTCCGACGGTGATGCATATCGCTATATACACGAAAATCAAAACGCACCTCCTGCCAGCGCTTGATGGTTTGATCGGGACATTCGCAACCAAAGAACGCCAATATGGAAAGACGATCAAAATCGGGCGCACCCACTTGCAAGATGCGACGCCGCTCACATTCGGACAGGAGATTTCTGGGTGGCGGACGATGCTTGAGAAAAGCAAGATGATGATCATCGAAGCGACCGACAAGCTGCTCGATTTGGCGATCGGCGGCACGGCGGTCGGCACGGGGCTCAATGCGCCGCCAGCGTTTGGCGAACAAGTCGCCAAACAGCTGCACGCTCAAACCGGCTACCCGTTCCGCTCTGCAACCAACAAATTCCACGCGCTGACCAGCCATGATGAGATCGTATACGTCCATGGGGCGTTGAAGGCGCTGGCTGCGGATTTGATGAAAATCGCTAACGATATTCGTTGGCTGGCAAGCGGGCCGCGTTCCGGGCTTGGAGAAATCGCGATTCCGGCGAATGAACCAGGCAGCTCAATTATGCCAGGCAAAGTGAATCCGACGCAAAGTGAAGCGATGACGATGGTGGCCGTGCAAGTGTTTGGCAATGATGCCACAATCGGTTTTGCGGCAAGCCAAGGCAATTTTCAATTAAACGTGTTCAAACCGGTCATTGCTTATAACGCCGTTCAGTCCGTGCAGCTGCTTGGCGATGCGATCCGCTCATTTGATGAGCGATGCGCCCAAGGGCTTGAGGCGAGCGAAACGAAAATGAAAGAGTACGTGGACCGCTCGCTAATGCTTGTGACGGCATTAAGCCCGCATATCGGCTATGACAAAGCCGCGGAAATCGCTAAGCTTGCGCATCGCGAAGGATTGACGCTGAAAGAAGCGGCATTGAAAACCGGGTATGTGACAGCGGAGCAGTACGAAGAATGGGTGAGACTGGAGAAGATGATTTAG
- the groL gene encoding chaperonin GroEL (60 kDa chaperone family; promotes refolding of misfolded polypeptides especially under stressful conditions; forms two stacked rings of heptamers to form a barrel-shaped 14mer; ends can be capped by GroES; misfolded proteins enter the barrel where they are refolded when GroES binds), protein MAKEIKFSEEARRAMLRGVDKLADAVKVTLGPKGRNVVLEKKFGSPLITNDGVTIAKEIELEDPFENMGAKLVAEVASKTNDIAGDGTTTATVLAQAMIREGLKNVAAGANPMGIRRGIEKAVAVAVEELKAISKPIKGKESIAQVAAISAADEEVGQLIAEAMERVGNDGVITLEESKGFTTELDVVEGMQFDRGYVSPYMITDTEKMEAVLENPYILITDKKVSSIQELLPVLEQVVQHGRPLLIIAEDVEGEALATLVVNKLRGTFNAVAVKAPGFGDRRKAMLEDIAILTGGEVISEELGRELKSTTIASLGRASKVVVTKETTTIVEGAGDSERIKARVNQIRAQLEETTSEFDREKLQERLAKLAGGVAVIKVGAATETELKERKLRIEDALNSTRAAVEEGIVAGGGTALMNVYSKVAAIQAEGDEATGVKIVLRAIEEPVRQIAQNAGLEGSIIVERLKNEKAGVGFNAATGEWVDMIEAGIVDPTKVTRSALQNAASVAAMVLTTEAVVADKPEENKGGGNPGMPDMGGMM, encoded by the coding sequence CATTAGGTCCGAAAGGTCGCAACGTCGTATTGGAGAAAAAATTCGGTTCTCCGCTCATCACGAACGACGGGGTAACGATCGCGAAAGAAATCGAACTCGAAGACCCGTTTGAAAACATGGGCGCGAAATTGGTCGCTGAAGTCGCCAGCAAAACGAACGACATCGCTGGGGACGGGACGACGACAGCTACCGTATTGGCGCAAGCGATGATCCGTGAAGGATTGAAAAACGTGGCTGCTGGCGCGAACCCGATGGGCATCCGCCGCGGGATTGAAAAAGCGGTAGCGGTTGCAGTAGAAGAGTTAAAAGCCATCTCCAAACCGATCAAAGGAAAAGAATCGATCGCCCAAGTGGCTGCGATCTCGGCTGCTGACGAAGAGGTCGGCCAATTGATCGCTGAAGCGATGGAACGCGTCGGCAACGACGGCGTCATTACGCTGGAAGAGTCGAAAGGTTTCACGACGGAACTCGACGTTGTCGAAGGGATGCAATTCGACCGCGGTTATGTTTCGCCGTACATGATTACGGATACGGAAAAAATGGAAGCCGTTCTTGAAAATCCGTACATCTTAATTACGGACAAAAAAGTGTCGAGCATTCAAGAGCTGTTGCCGGTTCTTGAGCAGGTCGTCCAACATGGCCGTCCGCTCTTGATCATTGCCGAAGATGTCGAAGGCGAAGCGTTGGCAACGCTCGTTGTCAACAAGCTGCGCGGCACGTTCAACGCCGTTGCCGTGAAAGCGCCTGGCTTTGGCGACCGCCGCAAAGCGATGCTCGAAGACATCGCGATTTTAACAGGCGGCGAAGTCATCTCGGAAGAACTTGGCCGTGAACTGAAATCGACGACGATCGCATCGCTTGGCCGTGCGTCAAAAGTTGTTGTGACGAAAGAAACGACAACCATCGTCGAAGGTGCTGGCGATTCTGAACGCATTAAAGCACGCGTCAACCAAATTCGTGCGCAGCTTGAAGAAACGACGTCGGAATTCGACCGCGAAAAACTGCAAGAACGCCTGGCGAAATTGGCTGGCGGCGTAGCAGTGATCAAAGTTGGTGCGGCGACAGAAACCGAGTTGAAAGAACGCAAACTGCGCATCGAAGACGCGCTCAACTCGACTCGTGCGGCGGTTGAAGAAGGCATCGTTGCCGGCGGCGGTACCGCATTGATGAACGTCTATAGCAAAGTTGCAGCCATCCAAGCAGAAGGCGACGAAGCAACAGGCGTGAAAATTGTTCTTCGTGCGATCGAGGAGCCGGTTCGCCAAATTGCACAAAACGCTGGATTGGAAGGCTCGATTATTGTCGAGCGCCTGAAAAACGAAAAAGCAGGCGTCGGCTTCAATGCTGCCACGGGTGAATGGGTAGACATGATCGAAGCAGGTATCGTTGACCCGACGAAAGTCACTCGTTCGGCATTGCAAAACGCTGCTTCGGTCGCTGCGATGGTCTTGACGACCGAAGCGGTTGTCGCCGACAAGCCGGAAGAAAACAAAGGTGGCGGCAACCCGGGCATGCCGGATATGGGCGGCATGATGTAA
- a CDS encoding Nramp family divalent metal transporter translates to MGKSKWTMIGPGLIVAATGVGAGDLVAALVAGTNYGLVFMWAIIVGAVFKFVLNEGVGRWHLLSGKTIFEGWQSMGKWASVYFGVYAIIWGFVYGAAGTSSCALAMSAMIPSIPLWAWAVIHGLAGFAITWSGRFQLFERVMNVLVGLMFVTVVGSALLVLPQLDDLWQTAVPDLPKGSLLYALGLIGGVGGSITMASYGYWLQENGWKGRSYVSPMRYDSAVAYIVTAIFTLSLLILGAALLYGTNTSISGEQGLVSFASIMGDELHPAARWLFLLGFWSASFTSVIGVWNGVSYLFADFVRNMRKTPVGTEALNQSRAFRFYVFWLTFPPMLLHFIGKPVGLIIVYGALGALFMPFLAVTLLYLLNSKKALPDEGRNHWLSNALLALCLALFAVLSMNELIRLFA, encoded by the coding sequence ATGGGAAAATCGAAATGGACGATGATCGGCCCCGGGTTGATCGTCGCCGCCACCGGGGTCGGCGCCGGGGACTTAGTCGCTGCTCTTGTTGCTGGAACAAACTACGGCCTTGTTTTCATGTGGGCGATTATCGTCGGGGCCGTGTTCAAATTTGTGCTGAATGAAGGAGTCGGGCGCTGGCATTTATTAAGTGGAAAAACGATTTTCGAAGGCTGGCAGTCGATGGGGAAATGGGCGTCCGTCTACTTTGGGGTGTATGCGATCATTTGGGGATTTGTTTACGGAGCAGCGGGCACATCATCGTGCGCGCTGGCGATGTCAGCGATGATCCCCTCGATCCCGCTTTGGGCGTGGGCGGTCATCCATGGCCTCGCCGGTTTTGCCATCACTTGGTCAGGACGGTTTCAGCTGTTCGAACGGGTGATGAACGTGCTCGTCGGGCTGATGTTTGTCACGGTGGTCGGCTCGGCGCTCCTTGTGTTGCCGCAGCTGGACGATCTTTGGCAAACCGCCGTTCCCGATTTACCAAAAGGTTCGCTTTTGTATGCTCTCGGGTTAATTGGCGGCGTCGGCGGTTCGATTACGATGGCGTCGTACGGGTATTGGCTTCAGGAAAACGGCTGGAAAGGCCGCTCCTACGTATCGCCGATGCGTTATGATTCCGCCGTTGCCTATATCGTAACAGCAATTTTTACATTGTCGCTCCTTATTTTAGGGGCCGCACTTCTTTACGGAACGAATACGTCAATCAGCGGCGAACAAGGGCTCGTCTCATTCGCTTCCATTATGGGCGATGAGCTTCACCCGGCCGCCCGTTGGCTCTTTTTGCTTGGCTTTTGGTCGGCATCGTTTACCTCCGTCATCGGCGTTTGGAATGGCGTTTCCTATTTGTTTGCCGATTTTGTTCGCAACATGCGAAAAACACCGGTTGGCACTGAGGCACTCAACCAATCGAGAGCGTTCCGCTTCTACGTCTTTTGGCTCACATTCCCGCCGATGCTCTTGCATTTTATCGGCAAACCGGTTGGGCTCATTATTGTCTATGGAGCGCTCGGAGCGCTGTTTATGCCGTTTTTGGCTGTCACGCTGCTTTACTTGCTCAACTCCAAAAAAGCGCTTCCGGATGAAGGCCGGAATCATTGGCTGTCGAATGCGTTGCTCGCCCTATGTTTGGCGCTGTTTGCCGTCTTGTCGATGAATGAACTCATTCGCCTATTTGCTTAA